A single window of Salminus brasiliensis chromosome 18, fSalBra1.hap2, whole genome shotgun sequence DNA harbors:
- the lipia gene encoding lipase member H codes for MLLRSHHVLLLAIILVSSAGCGAQGCEGITDLDLKHSIVGPSLKVRLLLFTRANATCGQLIDPENPFSNSLLNATRPTTFLIHGYRPTGSPPIWMHKVVEAILTRKDVNAIVVDWIRGATNINYLKVVKNTRPVAVILTAFIKQMQNEGASLDSIHMIGVSLGAHISGFTGANFGGAIGRITALDPAGPSFTGRPPEERLDPSDAQFVDALHTDMDAFGFRKPLGHIDFYANGGADQPGCPKSIFSGSQYFKCDHQRSVFLYLDSLNRTCQTITYPCSSYSDFLDGKCLNCSLFGSAGCPVFGYDVIGWKDELLKLNSISTYFTTNKASPFCKFGYKVDILTWNSEKRWGHITLTQQRGGQQTTAEINHKSYKFEQYTETTLLAEFDREVQPAERITLKYGTGNVFGPRYKLRVLRIRLTPLPLERRLRPMCRYDLLLLENQEVTFRPIPCEHSNF; via the exons ATG ctccTCAGATCGCATCATGTCTTGCTCCTAGCAATCATACTGGTATCATCTGCAGGGTGTGGAG CTCAAGGCTGTGAGGGGATCACTGATCTTGACCTGAAGCACTCCATCGTTGGACCATCTCTCAAGGTGCGGCTTCTGCTCTTCACCCGGGCTAACGCCACCTGTGGGCAGCTCATTGACCCTGAAAATCCCTTCAGTAATTCCTTGCTCAATGCAACTCGGCCCACCACCTTCTTAATCCACGGCTACCGGCCCACCGGCTCCCCCCCCATCTGGATGCACAAGGTGGTGGAGGCCATCCTGACCCGTAAAGACGTCAATGCCATTGTGGTGGACTGGATCCGAGGGGCCACCAACATCAACTACCTGAAAGTGGTGAAGAACACACGGCCAGTGGCAGTCATCCTGACGGCCTTCATCAAGCAGATGCAG aacGAAGGGGCTTCTCTTGACTCCATCCACATGATTGGGGTGAGTCTGGGGGCCCATATCTCCGGCTTCACTGGGGCGAACTTTGGTGGTGCTATCGGCAGAATCACAG CTCTGGACCCTGCCGGGCCCTCCTTCACAGGGAGACCTCCAGAGGAGCGCCTGGACCCCTCTGACGCTCAGTTTGTAGATGCTCTGCATACAGACATGGATG CATTTGGCTTCCGGAAGCCTTTAGGCCACATTGACTTCTATGCGAATGGTGGAGCGGATCAGCCGGGCTGCCCCAAGAGCATCTTCTCAG GTTCACAATATTTTAAGTGTGACCACCAGAGGTCAGTGTTTCTCTACCTGGACTCTCTGAACAGGACGTGTCAAACCATCACCTATCCCTGTTCCAGTTACTCAGACTTCTTAGATGGGAAGTGTCTAAACTGCTCCTTGTTCGGGTCAGCCGGATGTCCAGTCTTTG GTTATGATGTGATCGGCTGGAAGGATGAGCTGCTGAAGCTGAATTCCATCTCCACCTATTTTACTACAAACAAAGCCTCTCCATTCTGCA AGTTCGGATACAAGGTGGATATTTTGACCTGGAACTCAGAGAAACGGTGGGGCCACATAACCCTCACTCAACAGAGAGGAGGCCAGCAGACCACAGCTGAGATCAACCA CAAGTCTTATAAATTTGAGCAGTACACCGAGACCACTCTGCTGGCCGAGTTCGACAGGGAAGTCCAGCCTGCTGAACGGATCACTCTGAAGTACGGCACAGGGAATGTGTTCGGACCTCGGTATAAACTCAGAGTTCTCCGCATACGCCTCACCCCCCTTCCCCTGGAGCGCAGACTCAG GCCCATGTGCAGATATGACCTTCTACTGTTGGAGAACCAAGAAGTGACCTTCAGACCTATTCCTTGTGAGCACTCCAACTTCTGA